One segment of Streptomyces sp. NBC_00576 DNA contains the following:
- a CDS encoding tyrosine-type recombinase/integrase, with amino-acid sequence MPAVVRLPAGKALTVRAAADVFLDSLDNANTLRSYGIGVGKTAEHLGEARPLATVADDEIGGAPEQLWGEAAVNTWNARRAAVLSWLGWCAERGYDRPKVPAWVKRMPPPDSETPARSKMAVDRLIARRDVHLREKTLWRMLYETVARSEEILGVNIEELDLAGRRAPVKAKGAKPRTRRRGVTREDYVLEPVYWDAGTARLLPRLIKGRTRGPVFVTHRKPGPGKVIAPRDVCPDTGLVRLSYGQARALLEAHTAIGGVPGTGWGLHEYRHSGLTHLGEAGASLPMLMAKSRHKKPENVRRYFHPSAEAIAEVTSLLAPGDARR; translated from the coding sequence GTGCCCGCTGTCGTACGACTGCCCGCCGGGAAGGCGTTGACCGTCCGCGCGGCGGCCGACGTGTTCCTCGACTCGCTGGACAACGCGAACACGCTCCGGTCGTACGGAATCGGCGTCGGCAAGACCGCCGAACACCTCGGCGAGGCCCGCCCGCTCGCCACCGTCGCGGACGACGAGATCGGCGGCGCCCCCGAACAGCTGTGGGGCGAGGCGGCGGTCAACACGTGGAACGCCCGCCGGGCGGCGGTGCTGTCCTGGCTGGGCTGGTGTGCCGAGCGCGGGTACGACCGCCCGAAGGTGCCAGCCTGGGTGAAGCGGATGCCCCCGCCGGACTCGGAGACTCCGGCCCGCTCGAAGATGGCGGTCGACCGACTGATCGCCCGCCGCGACGTCCATCTCCGGGAGAAGACGCTGTGGCGGATGCTCTACGAAACCGTCGCGCGGTCGGAGGAGATCCTGGGCGTCAACATCGAGGAGCTGGACCTCGCCGGGCGCCGGGCTCCGGTGAAGGCCAAGGGCGCGAAGCCGCGCACCCGCCGCCGCGGCGTTACGCGCGAGGACTACGTCCTGGAGCCCGTGTACTGGGACGCCGGTACCGCCCGCCTGCTGCCCCGGCTGATCAAGGGCCGTACGCGGGGGCCGGTGTTCGTCACCCACCGCAAGCCGGGTCCCGGCAAGGTCATCGCGCCGCGTGACGTGTGCCCGGACACCGGGCTGGTCCGGCTGTCTTACGGCCAGGCCCGCGCCCTGCTGGAGGCGCACACGGCCATCGGCGGCGTACCGGGCACGGGCTGGGGCCTGCACGAATACCGGCATTCCGGGCTCACCCACCTCGGCGAGGCCGGGGCCAGCCTGCCGATGCTGATGGCCAAGTCCCGGCACAAGAAGCCGGAGAACGTACGGCGCTACTTCCACCCGTCGGCGGAAGCGATCGCCGAGGTCACCAGCCTGCTCGCACCCGGCGACGCGCGCCGCTGA
- a CDS encoding SDR family NAD(P)-dependent oxidoreductase, with protein sequence MASTTDRWTEQDIPTQDGKVAVVTGANSGLGLQTARALAEHGAHVVLAVRNLDKGREALARISERAPGAKLSLQRLDLASLKSVRTAADELHTAHPKIDLLINNAGVMFTPRQKTEDGFDMQFGVNHLGHFALTGLLLDLMLPVPGSRVVTVSSFGHRIRADIHFDDLQFDRSYNRVAAYGQAKLANLMFTYELQRRLAPHHTTIAAAAHPGASDTELTQNMSGLVRKGAELVQPLLTQPAAMGTLPTLRAATDPAVTGGQFYGPNGMGGTRGYPEVVASSKKSHDTAVQQRLWAVSEQLTDVRFSV encoded by the coding sequence ATGGCCAGCACGACCGACCGGTGGACCGAACAGGACATACCTACCCAGGACGGCAAGGTCGCCGTCGTCACCGGCGCCAACAGCGGCCTCGGGCTGCAGACCGCGCGGGCCCTGGCCGAGCATGGCGCGCACGTCGTCCTCGCCGTGCGCAACCTCGACAAGGGCCGCGAGGCCCTCGCCCGCATCAGCGAGCGTGCCCCGGGCGCCAAGCTCAGCCTCCAGCGCCTGGACCTCGCCTCCCTCAAATCGGTACGCACGGCCGCCGATGAGCTGCACACGGCGCATCCGAAGATCGACCTGCTCATCAACAACGCGGGCGTGATGTTCACACCCCGGCAGAAGACCGAGGACGGGTTCGACATGCAGTTCGGGGTCAACCACCTCGGGCACTTCGCGCTCACCGGCCTGCTGCTGGACCTGATGCTGCCCGTGCCCGGCTCCCGGGTGGTCACCGTCAGCAGCTTCGGCCACCGCATCCGGGCCGACATCCACTTCGACGACCTGCAGTTCGACCGCTCCTACAACCGGGTCGCCGCCTACGGTCAGGCCAAGCTGGCCAACCTGATGTTCACCTACGAACTCCAGCGCCGCCTCGCCCCGCACCACACCACCATCGCCGCCGCCGCGCATCCCGGCGCGTCGGATACCGAACTCACTCAGAACATGAGCGGCCTGGTGCGCAAGGGGGCCGAACTGGTCCAGCCTCTGCTGACCCAGCCGGCCGCCATGGGAACGCTGCCCACCCTGAGGGCGGCCACCGATCCCGCCGTCACCGGAGGCCAGTTCTACGGCCCCAACGGCATGGGCGGAACCCGCGGATACCCCGAGGTGGTCGCCTCCAGCAAGAAGTCCCACGACACGGCCGTCCAGCAGCGCCTGTGGGCCGTGTCCGAGCAGCTCACCGACGTCCGGTTCTCCGTCTGA
- a CDS encoding glutaredoxin domain-containing protein, which produces MMRAWTLPMLLVLSGSAVAAGQIFKGSPGIAAALLLAFLALAGVNSPLIFPRSIGGQEAQRRSAVDGRPVVFWRPGCKYCIRLRIRLGRSARQFHWVNIWRDPTGAAAVRAANDGNETVPTVVVAGQPHTNPDPEWVREQLSPSA; this is translated from the coding sequence ATGATGCGCGCTTGGACCTTGCCAATGCTGCTTGTACTCAGCGGCTCAGCCGTCGCGGCTGGGCAGATCTTCAAGGGGAGCCCCGGCATAGCCGCAGCACTCCTGCTGGCGTTCCTGGCGCTCGCCGGCGTGAACTCACCCCTGATCTTCCCGAGGTCGATCGGTGGGCAAGAGGCACAACGCCGCAGCGCGGTCGACGGCCGACCGGTCGTCTTCTGGCGACCGGGCTGCAAGTACTGCATACGACTGCGCATCCGGCTGGGCCGCAGCGCCCGCCAGTTCCACTGGGTCAACATCTGGCGCGACCCGACAGGAGCCGCAGCGGTGAGAGCAGCCAACGACGGCAACGAGACCGTGCCGACCGTCGTCGTGGCGGGCCAGCCGCACACCAACCCCGATCCCGAATGGGTGCGCGAACAGCTCTCCCCTTCCGCGTGA
- a CDS encoding TetR/AcrR family transcriptional regulator, translating to MTSPRPLRADAARNRARIMTAAHEQITEHGPEVSMEQIAAAAGVAVGTLYKHFPNKSDLVASVVAASFETLADDAEECLQRESQGSPAMAELTGFLSRVMDTVAHNRAVKAAAYALGADHAAHPAMQEVETRVTQALGRLIRTAQAQGGLRADFTVDDLYLMLFTLPADQPPTARARWLALLLTGLTAR from the coding sequence ATGACCTCACCCCGACCGCTGCGTGCCGACGCGGCCCGCAACCGCGCCAGGATCATGACCGCGGCGCATGAGCAGATCACCGAGCACGGGCCCGAGGTGTCGATGGAGCAGATCGCCGCTGCTGCGGGCGTCGCGGTCGGAACCCTGTACAAGCACTTCCCGAACAAGAGCGACCTGGTCGCATCCGTGGTCGCCGCCTCGTTCGAAACACTCGCCGATGACGCCGAAGAGTGTCTGCAACGCGAGAGTCAGGGTTCACCCGCCATGGCGGAGCTGACCGGCTTCCTCAGCCGTGTGATGGACACCGTCGCCCACAACCGCGCCGTCAAAGCAGCCGCGTACGCGCTCGGCGCCGACCACGCAGCCCACCCCGCCATGCAGGAGGTGGAGACCCGCGTCACCCAGGCCCTCGGCCGGCTCATCCGCACCGCACAAGCCCAGGGCGGTCTGCGCGCCGACTTCACCGTCGACGACCTGTACCTGATGCTCTTCACCCTCCCCGCCGACCAGCCACCCACCGCCCGCGCCCGATGGCTCGCCCTCCTGCTCACCGGGCTCACCGCCCGCTGA